The following are encoded together in the Nocardioides okcheonensis genome:
- a CDS encoding AzlD domain-containing protein yields MWTAVLVAGVGCYLLKLAGLSLPERVLSHPTVERVADLIPVALLAALVAVQVFSGGTSLTVDARVLGLGFAVVALLLRAPFLVVVVGASVVAALARLV; encoded by the coding sequence ATGTGGACCGCGGTCCTGGTCGCCGGCGTCGGCTGCTACCTGCTCAAGCTCGCCGGGCTCTCGTTGCCCGAGCGGGTGCTGAGCCACCCGACGGTCGAGCGCGTCGCCGACCTCATCCCGGTGGCGCTGCTGGCGGCGCTGGTGGCGGTCCAGGTGTTCTCGGGCGGAACGTCGCTCACCGTGGACGCCCGCGTCCTGGGGCTCGGCTTCGCCGTGGTCGCGCTGCTGCTGCGGGCGCCGTTCCTGGTCGTGGTGGTGGGGGCGTCGGTCGTGGCGGCCCTGGCCCGCCTCGTCTGA
- a CDS encoding PspA/IM30 family protein: protein MSLMKRVSLIFRSKANTALDRAEDPRETLDYSYQRQLELLSKVRRGVADVATSRKRVELQVNQLEQQAAKLQGQAEKAIGAGREDLAREALTRKSGLAQQITSLKEQQATLQGEEEKLVLAQQRLQAKVEAFRTRKETIKATYTAAEAQTRIGEAMSGIGEEMGDVGLAIQRAEDKTAQMQARGAAIDELIASGALDDASSLNAGDDIARELDALSSNTDVEAELARLKAGSSAPQAIEAADDGGDILEAAPEQQAAQRPTEGGQA from the coding sequence ATGAGTCTCATGAAGCGCGTCAGCCTGATCTTCCGCTCCAAGGCCAACACGGCCCTGGACAGGGCCGAGGACCCCCGCGAGACCCTGGACTACAGCTACCAGCGCCAGCTCGAGCTGCTCTCGAAGGTGCGCCGTGGCGTCGCCGACGTCGCGACCAGCCGCAAGCGGGTCGAGCTCCAGGTCAACCAGCTCGAGCAGCAGGCCGCCAAGCTGCAGGGGCAGGCCGAGAAGGCGATCGGCGCCGGACGCGAGGACCTCGCCCGCGAGGCGCTGACCCGCAAGTCCGGCCTCGCCCAGCAGATCACCAGCCTCAAGGAGCAGCAGGCCACGCTCCAGGGCGAGGAGGAGAAGCTGGTCCTCGCCCAGCAGCGCCTGCAGGCGAAGGTCGAGGCGTTCCGGACCCGCAAGGAGACGATCAAGGCCACCTACACCGCGGCCGAGGCCCAGACCCGCATCGGCGAGGCCATGTCCGGCATCGGCGAGGAGATGGGCGACGTCGGCCTGGCCATCCAGCGGGCCGAGGACAAGACCGCCCAGATGCAGGCCCGCGGTGCGGCGATCGACGAGCTCATCGCCTCCGGCGCGCTCGACGACGCCTCCTCGCTCAACGCCGGCGACGACATCGCCCGCGAGCTCGACGCGCTCAGCTCCAACACCGACGTCGAGGCCGAGCTGGCCCGGCTCAAGGCCGGCTCGTCCGCGCCGCAGGCCATCGAGGCCGCCGACGACGGCGGTGACATCCTCGAGGCCGCGCCCGAGCAGCAGGCGGCGCAGCGTCCCACCGAGGGCGGCCAGGCATGA
- a CDS encoding M16 family metallopeptidase produces the protein MQKNGTTRTLHTVKDDDGTVTSRVRRTVLPSGLRIVTEQMAGSRSASIGVWVDVGSRDESPTLHGCSHFLEHLLFKGTPERSAMEISVALDAVGGEFNAFTTKEYTVFHARVLDEDLPTAVDVLGDMVTASTITEADVEAERDVILDEIAMHDDDPDDVVHNLFAAQAWGDSPLGRPIAGTEASITAMTRAQIHRFYRRHYRPDTMVVSVAGNVEHTAVVRQVVKAFGRGGFLDTEAAPSTSQQSEKARKVQPGESRTVRPQEQVNLVLGVRGLTRTDPRRYALGVLNTALGGGTSSRLFQEVREHRGLAYSVYSFATHHADAGVVGVSVGCLPGKYDAVLETVRAELAKVAADGLTAEELERGKGQLKGGLVLGLEDSGSRMSRIGKAELVFDELLTIDEVVRRIEAVTLEDVATLAKDLFTQPELLAVVGPTG, from the coding sequence GTGCAGAAGAACGGCACCACCCGCACCCTCCACACCGTCAAGGACGACGACGGGACGGTGACCTCCCGCGTGCGGCGCACGGTCCTGCCGAGCGGCCTGCGCATCGTCACCGAGCAGATGGCCGGCTCCCGCTCGGCCAGCATCGGGGTGTGGGTCGACGTCGGCTCGCGTGACGAGTCGCCCACGCTGCACGGCTGCTCGCACTTCCTCGAGCACCTGCTCTTCAAGGGCACCCCCGAGCGTTCGGCGATGGAGATCTCGGTCGCCCTCGACGCGGTCGGCGGCGAGTTCAACGCCTTCACCACCAAGGAGTACACGGTCTTCCACGCCCGGGTCCTCGACGAGGACCTGCCGACGGCCGTCGACGTGCTCGGCGACATGGTGACCGCCTCGACCATCACCGAGGCCGACGTCGAGGCCGAGCGCGACGTGATCCTCGACGAGATCGCGATGCACGACGACGACCCCGACGACGTGGTGCACAACCTCTTCGCCGCCCAGGCCTGGGGCGACAGCCCGCTCGGGCGGCCCATCGCCGGCACCGAGGCGTCGATCACCGCGATGACCCGCGCGCAGATCCACCGCTTCTACCGCCGCCACTACCGCCCCGACACCATGGTCGTCTCGGTCGCCGGCAACGTCGAGCACACCGCCGTCGTGCGGCAGGTCGTCAAGGCGTTCGGGCGCGGCGGCTTCCTCGACACCGAGGCCGCGCCGTCGACCTCCCAGCAGTCGGAGAAGGCCCGCAAGGTGCAGCCGGGCGAGTCGCGCACGGTCCGCCCGCAGGAGCAGGTCAACCTGGTCCTCGGCGTCCGCGGCCTCACCCGCACCGACCCGCGCCGCTACGCCCTCGGCGTGCTCAACACCGCGCTCGGCGGCGGCACGTCCTCACGGCTCTTCCAGGAGGTCCGCGAGCACCGCGGGCTGGCCTACTCGGTGTACTCCTTCGCCACCCACCACGCCGACGCCGGCGTGGTCGGGGTCTCCGTGGGCTGCCTGCCCGGGAAGTACGACGCCGTGCTCGAGACCGTGCGCGCGGAGCTCGCCAAGGTGGCCGCCGACGGTCTCACCGCCGAGGAGCTCGAGCGGGGCAAGGGCCAGCTCAAGGGCGGGCTCGTGCTCGGCCTGGAGGACTCCGGGTCGCGGATGTCGCGCATCGGCAAGGCCGAGCTGGTCTTCGACGAGCTGCTGACCATCGACGAGGTGGTCCGGCGGATCGAGGCCGTCACTCTCGAGGACGTCGCCACGCTGGCGAAGGACCTGTTCACCCAGCCCGAGCTGCTGGCCGTGGTGGGTCCGACGGGCTGA
- the htpX gene encoding zinc metalloprotease HtpX, with protein sequence MATSRFVGDSGLTARMTLTMFLLGGLFVALVVALMATFRGYSVLIAVIAVAVAFYQWWTSDTVAMRAMRAREVTPEQAPELHGMIDRLCALADMPKPRVGIADLAVPNAFATGRSPDRSVVCVTTGILGVLDAEELEAVLAHELSHVAHRDVLVMTVASSAGIAAGLLLRFTQFGAMGRSRNSNGALPAVLVALVVSLVVYAVSFVLLRLLSRYRELSADRAGAYLTLKPASLASALQKISGEVAATPRRDLRAAGAASALCIVPALSGGLSGLAATHPPLQQRLEQLARIQAELSRPTG encoded by the coding sequence GTGGCGACGTCGCGCTTCGTCGGGGACTCCGGGCTGACCGCCCGGATGACCCTCACGATGTTCCTGCTCGGAGGGCTGTTCGTGGCGCTCGTGGTCGCCCTGATGGCGACCTTCCGCGGCTACTCCGTCCTGATCGCGGTGATCGCGGTCGCGGTCGCGTTCTACCAGTGGTGGACCTCCGACACGGTGGCGATGCGGGCGATGCGTGCCCGCGAGGTCACGCCGGAGCAGGCGCCGGAGCTGCACGGGATGATCGACCGGCTGTGCGCGCTGGCCGACATGCCGAAGCCGCGCGTCGGCATCGCCGACCTGGCGGTGCCCAACGCGTTCGCCACCGGCCGCTCGCCCGACCGGTCGGTGGTCTGCGTGACGACCGGGATCCTCGGGGTCCTCGACGCCGAGGAGCTCGAGGCCGTCCTCGCCCACGAGCTCAGCCACGTCGCGCACCGCGACGTGCTCGTCATGACCGTCGCGTCGTCGGCCGGGATCGCGGCGGGCCTGCTGCTGCGCTTCACGCAGTTCGGCGCGATGGGCCGCTCGCGCAACAGCAACGGCGCCCTGCCGGCCGTGCTCGTCGCGCTGGTCGTCAGCCTGGTGGTCTACGCCGTCAGCTTCGTGCTGCTCCGCCTGCTCTCGCGCTACCGCGAGCTCAGCGCCGACCGCGCGGGGGCGTACCTCACCCTCAAGCCGGCGTCGCTGGCCTCGGCCCTGCAGAAGATCAGCGGCGAGGTCGCCGCGACTCCGCGCCGGGACCTCCGGGCCGCCGGTGCCGCCAGCGCGCTGTGCATCGTGCCGGCCCTCAGCGGCGGGCTCAGCGGGCTCGCCGCCACGCACCCGCCGCTCCAGCAGCGCCTCGAGCAGCTGGCCCGGATCCAGGCCGAGCTGAGCAGGCCGACCGGATGA
- a CDS encoding AzlC family ABC transporter permease has translation MSDAPLSPDERAGIVRDGLAVGIATGAYGVGFGAVSVASGLSVAQTCVLSLLMFTGASQFALAGVVAAGGAPLSGAATALLLGTRNTLYGLRMAPLLRWRGWRRAAAAHVLIDESTAMAVNRGTTAAARLGFLTTGLAVFVLWNVATAIGAFAGEAVGDPRTFGLDAAVGAAFLALLWPRLADRRNVLVGVLAAAVALSVVPLTAPGVPVLAAGGVAVLVGVLGTGGDPTEVPGPDDVAGGHR, from the coding sequence GTGAGCGACGCCCCCCTGTCCCCCGACGAGCGCGCGGGCATCGTCCGAGACGGGCTGGCCGTCGGCATCGCGACCGGCGCGTACGGCGTCGGCTTCGGCGCGGTGTCGGTCGCCTCCGGGCTGAGCGTGGCCCAGACGTGCGTGCTGTCGCTGCTGATGTTCACCGGCGCCAGCCAGTTCGCCCTGGCCGGCGTCGTCGCGGCCGGCGGCGCTCCCCTGTCGGGAGCGGCGACCGCGCTCCTGCTCGGCACCCGCAACACGCTCTACGGCCTGCGGATGGCGCCGCTGCTGCGCTGGCGCGGGTGGCGGCGCGCCGCGGCCGCGCACGTGCTGATCGACGAGTCGACCGCGATGGCGGTCAACCGCGGCACCACGGCGGCCGCCCGGCTCGGCTTCCTGACCACCGGTCTGGCGGTCTTCGTGCTGTGGAACGTCGCGACCGCGATCGGCGCGTTCGCCGGCGAGGCGGTGGGCGACCCGCGGACCTTCGGGCTCGACGCGGCGGTGGGGGCGGCCTTCCTCGCCCTGCTCTGGCCCCGGCTCGCGGACCGCCGCAACGTGCTCGTGGGCGTCCTGGCGGCCGCGGTGGCGCTGTCGGTGGTGCCGCTGACCGCACCCGGCGTGCCGGTGCTGGCGGCGGGCGGCGTCGCGGTGCTGGTCGGCGTGCTCGGCACGGGCGGGGACCCGACCGAGGTCCCCGGGCCGGACGACGTGGCGGGAGGTCACCGCTGA
- the dapB gene encoding 4-hydroxy-tetrahydrodipicolinate reductase: MSSAERPDPDTAGPTRVGVLGARGKVGSEVCRAVAAAADLELAATVDAGDDVEELVRAGVQVVVDFTHPDVVMDNLRFCIEHGIHAVVGTTGFDDERLARLGEWLDASPGTGVLIAPNFSVGAILMMRFAAQAAPFFESVEVVELHHPDKADAPSGTATRTARLIAEARREAGCAPMPDATSSGLEGARGADVEGVRVHGLRVRGLVAHQEVVLGAAGETLTIRHDSLDRVSFTPGVLVGVRAIGDRPGLTVGLDGFLDIG; this comes from the coding sequence GTGAGCAGCGCTGAGCGACCCGATCCCGACACTGCCGGCCCGACCCGCGTGGGCGTGCTGGGCGCCCGCGGCAAGGTCGGCAGCGAGGTCTGCCGGGCCGTGGCGGCCGCCGCCGACCTCGAGCTCGCCGCGACCGTCGACGCGGGCGACGACGTCGAGGAGCTGGTCCGCGCCGGCGTCCAGGTCGTCGTCGACTTCACCCACCCCGACGTGGTGATGGACAACCTGCGCTTCTGCATCGAGCACGGCATCCACGCGGTCGTCGGCACCACCGGCTTCGACGACGAACGGCTCGCGCGCCTCGGCGAGTGGCTCGACGCGTCGCCCGGCACCGGGGTGCTGATCGCGCCCAACTTCTCGGTCGGCGCGATCTTGATGATGCGCTTCGCCGCGCAGGCGGCGCCGTTCTTCGAGTCCGTCGAGGTCGTCGAGCTGCACCACCCCGACAAGGCCGACGCCCCGTCCGGCACCGCGACCCGCACCGCCCGCCTCATCGCCGAGGCGCGGCGCGAGGCCGGCTGCGCGCCGATGCCCGACGCGACCTCCTCGGGCCTCGAGGGTGCGCGCGGCGCGGACGTGGAGGGCGTACGCGTCCACGGGCTGCGGGTGCGTGGCCTCGTCGCCCACCAGGAGGTCGTGCTCGGGGCGGCGGGGGAGACGCTCACCATCCGCCACGACTCGCTGGACCGGGTCTCCTTCACGCCCGGCGTGCTGGTGGGCGTGCGCGCGATCGGCGACCGGCCGGGCCTCACGGTGGGGCTCGACGGCTTCCTCGACATCGGCTGA
- the pspAB gene encoding PspA-associated protein PspAB, translating to MGLWEAVRGRARPRRNDLDALFHVPSAAITLQTALGFEPTGQASVCYRPAAGAAFAQAQADLEGLLRDAADAPEVTVTRDDFGFTWLVVTGDPADVAGLCTDLHAVNTTLELNGFAGSLLCSLVPFADAAGRRFGLTYLYKQGTFYPFAPTGDQERDTLLELSVRDLLDKELPMEPDLQRWLAVWKAPGL from the coding sequence ATGGGGCTGTGGGAGGCGGTCCGTGGCCGCGCGCGGCCCCGGCGCAACGACCTCGACGCGCTGTTCCACGTCCCGAGCGCGGCGATCACGCTGCAGACGGCGCTGGGCTTCGAGCCGACCGGGCAGGCGTCGGTCTGCTACCGACCGGCTGCGGGGGCCGCGTTCGCGCAGGCCCAGGCCGACCTCGAGGGGCTGCTGCGCGACGCCGCCGACGCGCCCGAGGTCACCGTCACGCGGGACGACTTCGGGTTCACCTGGTTGGTCGTCACGGGTGACCCCGCCGACGTCGCCGGCCTGTGCACGGACCTGCACGCGGTCAACACGACGCTGGAGCTCAACGGCTTCGCGGGCAGCCTGCTGTGCTCGCTGGTGCCGTTCGCCGACGCCGCGGGACGGCGCTTCGGCCTGACCTACCTCTACAAGCAGGGCACCTTCTACCCCTTCGCGCCGACCGGCGACCAGGAGCGTGACACGCTCCTCGAGCTCTCGGTGCGCGACCTCTTGGACAAGGAGCTTCCGATGGAGCCCGACCTGCAGCGCTGGCTCGCCGTGTGGAAGGCGCCGGGCCTGTGA
- a CDS encoding GNAT family N-acetyltransferase — translation MTPASGGPTADVSVRVAWSDDADAIAALQVRAWPDLYAGVLPAEAFPTDVDAVAAQWHRSLSRPADARHRVLVALERNRVVGFALTAPAADPDCDPLADGEVSEVTLDPHERGKGHGSRLLQAAVDTLAADRFTRAVSWVNAGDDALRTFLTDAGWAPDTAHRELDLDGTGATRVRQVRLHTAIG, via the coding sequence ATGACCCCTGCCTCCGGCGGCCCGACCGCCGACGTGTCGGTGCGCGTCGCGTGGTCCGACGACGCCGACGCGATCGCCGCGCTCCAGGTGCGGGCGTGGCCCGACCTCTACGCCGGCGTGCTGCCCGCCGAGGCGTTCCCGACCGACGTCGACGCGGTGGCCGCCCAGTGGCACCGCTCGCTGTCGCGCCCGGCCGACGCCCGCCACCGGGTGCTGGTCGCGCTGGAGCGCAACCGCGTGGTGGGCTTCGCGCTCACCGCCCCGGCGGCCGACCCCGACTGCGACCCGCTCGCCGACGGTGAGGTCTCGGAGGTGACGCTCGACCCCCACGAGCGCGGCAAGGGCCACGGCTCCCGGCTGCTGCAGGCGGCGGTCGACACCCTCGCCGCCGACCGCTTCACCCGTGCGGTGAGCTGGGTCAACGCCGGCGACGACGCGCTGCGCACCTTCCTCACCGACGCGGGCTGGGCCCCGGACACCGCGCACCGCGAGCTCGACCTGGACGGCACGGGCGCCACCCGGGTCCGGCAGGTCCGGCTGCACACCGCGATCGGGTGA
- a CDS encoding M4 family metallopeptidase has translation MRRTAGIAALAVTAAAAAALPLTTATSAQGAPTAASGTALAAPADAVAGALAALGSHDGAARATEDQDFVARSTVVDPDGTTHVRLDRTLDGLRVLGGDLVVHQDASNAWEGVSQTLARPLTLDTRPGVARSAAQRAVLARNARTSAVRGDARTEASELVVDATGAVPRLAWEVLTGGTQADGTPSRLATYVDARTGLVIRSEQQIVNVDGQGQTLYSGTVPLQVSDSGTSYTLKDATRGGTYTTDMKNAEDSLLCQVFGAGCKAGTTVTSTTTTFGNGATSDRASAAADAQYGSNETWDYFQSVHDRDGIWGDGRGSFNRVHYGNGYVNAFWDGTKMTYGDGDGVSFGPLVSLDVAGHEMSHGVTENSAGLTYSGESGGLNEATSDIFGTAVEFYAANANDPGDYLIGEEFDLAQHAGFRRMDRPSADGSSLDCWSPTAKDVDVHYSSGIGNHFFYLLAEGSGAKTINGVAHSSSTCDGSTVTGIGRDAAAKIWYRALTVYMTSGTTYAGARTATLSAAQDLFGAGSTQHAAVAAAWSAVSVG, from the coding sequence ATGCGCAGAACCGCAGGAATCGCCGCGCTCGCCGTCACCGCTGCCGCCGCCGCAGCGCTGCCGCTCACCACGGCCACGAGCGCCCAGGGCGCGCCGACCGCGGCCTCCGGGACGGCACTCGCCGCACCCGCCGACGCCGTCGCCGGCGCCCTCGCGGCGCTCGGCTCCCACGACGGCGCGGCCCGCGCCACCGAGGACCAGGACTTCGTGGCCCGCTCCACGGTGGTCGACCCCGACGGCACCACCCACGTCCGCCTCGACCGCACCCTCGACGGGCTCCGGGTCCTCGGCGGCGACCTCGTGGTCCACCAGGACGCGTCCAACGCCTGGGAGGGCGTGAGCCAGACGCTCGCCCGGCCGCTGACGCTCGACACCCGACCCGGGGTCGCCCGGTCCGCCGCCCAGCGCGCGGTGCTGGCGCGCAACGCCCGCACCTCGGCCGTCCGCGGCGATGCGAGGACCGAGGCCAGCGAGCTGGTCGTCGACGCGACCGGCGCGGTCCCACGCCTGGCGTGGGAGGTCCTCACCGGCGGCACCCAGGCCGACGGCACCCCGTCGCGCCTAGCGACCTACGTCGACGCCCGCACCGGCCTGGTGATCCGCAGCGAGCAGCAGATCGTCAACGTCGACGGCCAGGGCCAGACGCTCTACAGCGGCACGGTCCCGCTGCAGGTCAGCGACTCGGGGACGTCGTACACGCTGAAGGACGCCACGCGCGGCGGCACGTACACGACCGACATGAAGAACGCCGAGGACTCCCTCCTCTGCCAGGTCTTCGGAGCGGGCTGCAAGGCCGGCACCACGGTCACCTCGACCACCACGACGTTCGGCAACGGCGCCACCTCCGACCGCGCCAGCGCCGCCGCCGACGCGCAGTACGGCTCGAACGAGACGTGGGACTACTTCCAGTCCGTCCACGACCGCGACGGCATCTGGGGCGACGGACGCGGGTCCTTCAACCGCGTCCACTACGGCAACGGCTACGTCAACGCCTTCTGGGACGGCACGAAGATGACCTACGGCGACGGTGACGGGGTCAGCTTCGGCCCGCTGGTGTCCCTGGACGTGGCCGGGCACGAGATGTCGCACGGCGTGACGGAGAACTCCGCGGGCCTGACCTACTCGGGCGAGTCCGGCGGCCTCAACGAGGCGACGTCCGACATCTTCGGCACCGCGGTCGAGTTCTACGCCGCCAACGCCAACGACCCGGGCGACTACCTGATCGGCGAGGAGTTCGACCTCGCCCAGCACGCCGGCTTCCGCCGGATGGACCGCCCGTCGGCCGACGGCAGCTCGCTCGACTGCTGGAGCCCCACGGCGAAGGACGTCGACGTGCACTACTCCTCCGGCATCGGCAACCACTTCTTCTACCTGCTCGCCGAGGGCAGCGGCGCGAAGACGATCAACGGCGTCGCCCACAGCTCCTCGACCTGCGACGGCTCGACGGTGACCGGCATCGGCCGCGACGCCGCGGCGAAGATCTGGTACCGCGCGCTGACGGTCTACATGACCTCGGGCACGACCTACGCCGGTGCCCGCACCGCCACGCTCAGCGCCGCGCAGGACCTCTTCGGCGCCGGCAGCACCCAGCACGCCGCCGTCGCCGCGGCCTGGAGCGCCGTGTCGGTCGGCTGA
- the pspAA gene encoding PspA-associated protein PspAA has translation MIVRILGEGQYDLDDGALDALNGLDQQVENAVESGDEDMFRTALQGLLAAVRSSGTHHAADSLDESDLILPPPDATIDEVRELLGDDGLIPG, from the coding sequence ATGATCGTCCGGATCCTCGGCGAGGGGCAGTACGACCTCGACGACGGGGCGCTCGACGCCCTCAACGGCCTCGACCAGCAGGTCGAGAACGCCGTGGAGTCCGGCGACGAGGACATGTTCCGCACCGCGCTCCAGGGGCTGCTCGCCGCGGTCCGCTCGAGCGGCACCCACCACGCCGCGGACTCCCTCGACGAGTCCGACCTGATCCTGCCGCCGCCCGACGCGACGATCGACGAGGTCCGCGAGCTGCTGGGCGACGACGGCCTGATCCCGGGCTGA
- a CDS encoding DUF3043 domain-containing protein: MFRRSSSEPQTSAAPEKAGGKGRPTPTRKEAEAAARARARTPRTRKEQAAARSAARGDASRRMREAMKTGDDRFLPARDRGPVRRFIRDSVDSRFSFIELMLPLLLLSLVLGTTGRQSLVQIGNTIMFTTIMVIIVDIVMLRFRLRRELARRFPGQPTKGATGYAVMRSLQMKFLRLPKPQVKIGQKLPETYR; the protein is encoded by the coding sequence TTGTTCCGTCGTTCCAGCTCCGAGCCCCAGACCTCCGCCGCCCCCGAGAAGGCGGGCGGGAAGGGTCGCCCCACCCCGACCCGCAAGGAGGCGGAGGCGGCCGCTCGCGCCCGCGCCCGTACGCCCCGGACCCGCAAGGAGCAGGCCGCCGCCCGCAGCGCCGCGCGCGGTGACGCCTCGCGCCGGATGCGCGAGGCGATGAAGACCGGCGACGACCGCTTCCTGCCCGCCCGCGACCGCGGTCCGGTGCGCCGGTTCATCCGCGACTCCGTCGACTCGCGGTTCTCCTTCATCGAGCTGATGCTCCCGCTGCTCCTGCTCTCCCTGGTGCTCGGCACGACCGGCAGGCAGAGCCTGGTGCAGATCGGCAACACGATCATGTTCACCACCATCATGGTGATCATCGTCGACATCGTGATGCTGCGCTTCCGGCTGCGCCGCGAGCTCGCCCGCCGCTTCCCGGGGCAGCCCACCAAGGGCGCGACGGGCTACGCCGTGATGCGGTCGCTGCAGATGAAGTTCCTGCGGCTGCCCAAGCCGCAGGTCAAGATCGGCCAGAAGCTCCCCGAGACCTACCGATGA
- a CDS encoding class I SAM-dependent methyltransferase, translating to MPTSTIPPRIKWAVDLMDVQPGDQVLEIGCGPGAGAEAICSKLETGKLFAIDRSESGVDRTKRRNQQYVDAGRLVVRQIDLATLRVPVKRLNKVFAFNVNLFWVRACDDEIALLHERVVPGGAVYLFYEAARPELVPNIVKKASENLLRGGFRVSVVEQKAPPVIGLIGRR from the coding sequence ATGCCGACCTCGACCATCCCGCCGCGCATCAAGTGGGCCGTCGACCTCATGGACGTCCAGCCGGGCGACCAGGTCCTGGAGATCGGTTGCGGCCCGGGCGCCGGCGCCGAGGCGATCTGCAGCAAGCTGGAGACGGGCAAGCTGTTCGCGATCGACCGCTCCGAGTCCGGCGTGGACCGGACCAAGCGGCGCAACCAGCAGTACGTCGACGCCGGCCGGCTCGTCGTGCGCCAGATCGACCTCGCCACGCTGCGGGTCCCGGTCAAGCGGCTCAACAAGGTGTTCGCCTTCAACGTGAACCTGTTCTGGGTCCGCGCGTGCGACGACGAGATCGCCCTGCTCCATGAGCGTGTGGTGCCCGGCGGCGCGGTCTACCTGTTCTACGAGGCGGCGCGCCCCGAGCTGGTCCCCAACATCGTGAAGAAGGCGTCGGAGAACCTGCTGCGCGGCGGCTTCCGGGTGAGCGTGGTGGAGCAGAAGGCTCCCCCGGTGATCGGCCTCATCGGCCGCCGCTGA